From the Chitinophaga lutea genome, one window contains:
- a CDS encoding ATP-dependent Clp protease ATP-binding subunit — MNFLNLSESVKHAMHVAQSLARERRHASYGPPHLLAGLLHKETGLRPFLQAIDKDAGYLQEWAEVRLDEYPNVHALSADVNGTPEVTDVLEEADDVRLKMGLDLITPVCVLTALSKPNIGFPADQMKSFPLKERELISAYLSEPPPLHTNGHAKEPAEETRGAGALAKYCIDRTAEARNGQQDPIIGRDMELRMVMEVLCRRSKPNVIITGDAGVGKTALVDGLAQQIVNGDAPAVLKDAAIMELDTGSLIAGASYKGEIEDRLKSIIADIKRSGKVILFIDEIHSLLDPKGSIGSGAGNLLKPELARGDITVIGATTIEEYRKLIEPEKAFSRRFEVVQVPEPDDATAARMLHCQLALYERHHQLKVQEGTVEECVRLARRYMKDRRLPDAAFDLLDRTMAAIKMMNDTSVRELEELRRQVEEESDLERVHDNFRRRLSPVLLGRLDAPPPDGDITKAYLEETLEQLRALAAVTIEEAGRQDAAAVISFKTGIPIGKIQAGEKEKLMNMEAHLKQRVVGQDHALKALSAAILESRSGLGKKGQPIGSFFLLGPTGTGKTELAKSIAEFLFNDEKAMIRFDMSEFKEEHSAALLYGAPPGYVGYEEGGLLVNKIRQQPYAVLLFDEIEKAHPSVFDIFLQIMDEGIIHDRLGKEGDFSNALILFTSNIGSEWISEQFGQGRMPEPAQLMELMTRHFRPEFLARLSEIVPFGPITEDNVVKIFDIQLKSLLEALARQHITLEISGEARRALALSGFTPRYGARQITGVIRNKLRRPISRHIIAGELGAGQTISVSLGEGSGELSWHIGPD, encoded by the coding sequence ATGAACTTTCTGAACCTCAGTGAATCCGTAAAACATGCCATGCACGTGGCGCAGTCGCTGGCCCGCGAACGCAGGCACGCCAGTTATGGCCCGCCGCACCTGCTGGCCGGGCTGCTGCATAAAGAAACCGGGTTGCGCCCTTTCCTGCAGGCTATCGACAAAGATGCCGGCTACCTGCAGGAGTGGGCCGAAGTAAGGCTCGATGAATATCCCAATGTGCATGCCCTGTCGGCCGACGTGAACGGCACCCCTGAAGTGACCGATGTGCTGGAAGAAGCCGACGACGTACGGCTGAAGATGGGGCTGGACCTGATCACGCCCGTATGCGTGCTCACTGCGCTCAGCAAGCCCAACATCGGTTTCCCGGCCGACCAGATGAAGTCTTTCCCCCTGAAGGAGCGCGAGCTCATCAGCGCTTACCTCAGCGAACCGCCGCCGCTGCATACCAATGGCCACGCGAAGGAGCCCGCCGAAGAAACGCGCGGCGCCGGGGCGCTGGCGAAGTACTGCATCGACAGAACGGCCGAAGCCCGCAACGGCCAGCAGGATCCCATCATCGGCCGGGATATGGAGCTGCGCATGGTGATGGAGGTGCTCTGCCGCCGTTCCAAGCCGAATGTGATCATCACCGGCGATGCCGGCGTGGGCAAAACCGCGCTGGTAGACGGGCTGGCGCAGCAGATCGTGAACGGCGACGCGCCGGCCGTGCTCAAAGATGCCGCCATCATGGAGCTCGACACCGGCAGCCTCATCGCAGGCGCTTCCTATAAAGGAGAAATCGAAGACCGCCTTAAAAGCATTATCGCCGACATCAAACGATCCGGCAAGGTGATACTCTTTATTGATGAAATTCACAGTCTGCTCGACCCCAAGGGCTCCATCGGCAGCGGGGCGGGCAACCTGCTCAAACCCGAGCTGGCGCGTGGCGACATCACCGTGATCGGCGCCACCACCATCGAAGAATACCGCAAGCTCATAGAGCCAGAAAAAGCCTTCAGCCGCCGCTTCGAGGTGGTGCAGGTGCCCGAGCCCGACGACGCTACGGCTGCGCGGATGCTGCACTGCCAGCTGGCGCTGTACGAGCGGCACCACCAGCTCAAGGTACAGGAAGGCACGGTGGAAGAATGTGTGCGCCTGGCGAGGCGGTACATGAAAGACCGGCGGCTGCCAGATGCCGCGTTCGATTTGCTCGACCGGACCATGGCCGCCATCAAGATGATGAACGACACTTCCGTGCGTGAGCTCGAAGAGCTGCGCCGGCAGGTGGAGGAGGAAAGCGACCTCGAACGCGTGCACGATAATTTCCGGCGGCGCCTGAGCCCGGTGTTGCTGGGCCGCCTCGATGCGCCGCCCCCGGACGGCGATATCACCAAAGCCTACCTCGAAGAAACGCTGGAGCAGCTGCGGGCATTGGCCGCCGTCACGATCGAAGAAGCCGGGCGGCAGGATGCGGCCGCGGTGATCTCTTTCAAAACCGGCATCCCCATCGGCAAGATACAGGCCGGCGAGAAGGAGAAACTGATGAACATGGAAGCCCACCTCAAACAACGCGTGGTGGGGCAGGACCATGCCCTGAAAGCCCTTTCCGCCGCCATTCTCGAATCGCGGAGCGGGCTGGGGAAGAAGGGGCAGCCCATCGGGTCGTTCTTCCTGCTGGGGCCTACCGGTACCGGCAAAACGGAGCTGGCCAAATCGATCGCCGAATTTTTGTTCAACGACGAAAAGGCGATGATCCGGTTCGATATGAGCGAGTTCAAGGAAGAGCATTCCGCCGCGTTGCTGTATGGCGCGCCGCCGGGCTATGTGGGGTACGAGGAAGGCGGCCTGCTGGTGAACAAGATACGGCAACAGCCGTACGCCGTACTGTTGTTTGACGAGATCGAAAAGGCCCATCCCTCCGTATTCGATATTTTCCTGCAGATCATGGACGAAGGCATCATCCACGACAGGCTGGGGAAGGAGGGCGATTTTTCCAACGCGCTCATCCTGTTCACCTCCAACATCGGCAGCGAGTGGATCTCCGAGCAGTTTGGCCAGGGGCGGATGCCGGAGCCGGCGCAGCTGATGGAGCTGATGACGCGGCACTTCCGGCCCGAGTTCCTCGCCCGTTTATCCGAGATCGTGCCGTTTGGCCCTATTACGGAAGACAATGTGGTGAAGATCTTCGACATCCAGCTGAAGAGCCTGCTGGAGGCATTGGCGCGGCAGCACATCACGCTGGAGATATCCGGTGAGGCGCGTCGGGCCCTGGCCCTGAGCGGGTTTACGCCCCGGTATGGCGCGCGGCAGATCACCGGCGTGATACGGAACAAACTGCGAAGGCCCATTTCGCGGCACATCATCGCCGGGGAACTGGGGGCGGGGCAGACCATCTCCGTAAGCCTCGGCGAGGGCTCCGGAGAGCTGAGCTGGCACATCGGACCGGATTGA
- the tssR gene encoding type VI secretion system protein TssR domain-containing protein produces the protein MRGVFILLSVVCSLPLKAQFYAGKRIAKMPSNFRYPTPQTKDPSGKNESTAWIVFSDREDSYTTTTPGGSLVFKKLNFMQPFFVSDEKEGYLRLVKYDPSILKGTKVQDKRKAVSYGWVARNKVLMWQKALTDERTNFPIKAVTIINGGDPIARPEFYFSHDSVVVFNSPELQVPSREKLKLHDLVYIYKFSEDGRKALVGHASQLTADSAAAVMAGWVSADAVHLWGSRLYVGTSRVSGHDEDSAAARYLSGKLTPQKTTGGNFEYDPLLPVGNPVFRAIPVMQHKGLGVKTHPFFSSVANNVFDKSSNTVINIKGTRIDYNNYLRLRRFGNRVNVMFVVDGGSPMKNYLPGITNTIQNFADVFGKKSFAGYEYRFGAVVYRGADGCYQNKGMNTFEPTGNYSRIVDFINKQAAITQQCAGTVTDQPYYEGLQAAINVLKKYPMQTNIIIVAGSTGNIKGTSLTAEPQLIRGLVETDARMLVFQVYNKFDPAFNNFVLESRELLEKAAQQQAESKKLRMVKGEGLAVTQQFNTAYTDSVSYYLNYPEGSLIPGAIVFPGRGAVKTNREMMVALNRFLQEVYTDNRQIITSLDSVFMTSGRLREKITEPVMNSINQPGVSIPRDFGEHLPHNAFKYYFDVNVKEGITDNGAPVQFAIMLSHDEMLQLTDLLSRLAGDNLQQDGKNFRKLLFKSYVAYGATQWKGAHTKATIKNMKLPQYLESATGMPVDLGPLNGQTVKGIRNGMQQGEFEELVAYLRRCNQVLKVQLQTGDYFISNGRPYFYIVQNDWKYGGNQPVPTVAAAKENE, from the coding sequence ATGAGAGGAGTATTCATTTTGTTATCCGTAGTATGCAGCCTTCCCCTGAAGGCACAGTTCTATGCCGGCAAGCGCATAGCCAAAATGCCGTCCAACTTCCGGTACCCGACCCCGCAGACCAAAGACCCCTCCGGCAAAAACGAATCGACCGCCTGGATCGTATTCTCCGACCGGGAAGACAGTTATACCACTACCACGCCTGGCGGCTCGCTGGTATTCAAAAAGCTGAACTTCATGCAGCCCTTTTTTGTCAGCGATGAAAAAGAAGGATATCTGCGCCTGGTGAAATACGATCCCTCCATCCTCAAAGGCACCAAGGTGCAGGACAAGCGCAAGGCCGTGAGTTATGGCTGGGTGGCGCGCAACAAGGTGCTCATGTGGCAGAAGGCGCTTACCGACGAACGGACCAACTTCCCCATCAAAGCCGTTACCATCATCAACGGCGGCGACCCTATCGCGCGGCCTGAATTTTACTTCAGCCACGATTCCGTGGTGGTGTTCAATTCTCCCGAACTGCAGGTGCCTTCCAGGGAAAAATTGAAGCTGCACGACCTCGTGTACATTTATAAATTTTCCGAAGACGGCCGCAAAGCCCTGGTAGGCCATGCCAGCCAGCTGACGGCAGACAGCGCCGCCGCCGTGATGGCGGGCTGGGTATCGGCCGATGCCGTGCACCTCTGGGGCAGCCGGCTGTATGTGGGCACCAGCCGCGTATCCGGGCACGATGAAGACTCCGCCGCGGCGCGGTATCTCAGCGGCAAACTCACGCCCCAGAAAACCACCGGCGGCAATTTCGAATACGACCCGCTGCTGCCCGTGGGCAACCCCGTATTCCGCGCCATTCCCGTGATGCAGCACAAAGGGCTGGGCGTCAAAACGCATCCGTTCTTTTCTTCCGTGGCCAATAATGTGTTCGACAAATCGTCCAACACCGTCATCAATATCAAAGGCACCCGCATCGACTACAACAACTACCTGCGCCTGCGCCGCTTCGGCAACCGTGTGAACGTGATGTTTGTGGTGGATGGGGGCAGTCCCATGAAAAATTACCTGCCCGGCATTACCAATACCATCCAGAATTTCGCCGACGTGTTCGGCAAAAAATCTTTTGCCGGTTACGAATACCGCTTCGGGGCGGTGGTGTACCGCGGCGCCGACGGGTGTTACCAGAACAAGGGGATGAACACCTTCGAGCCGACCGGTAACTACAGCCGCATCGTGGATTTCATCAACAAGCAGGCCGCCATTACGCAGCAGTGCGCCGGTACCGTCACCGACCAGCCATATTACGAAGGTTTGCAGGCCGCCATCAACGTGCTGAAGAAATACCCCATGCAAACCAATATCATCATCGTGGCCGGCAGCACGGGCAATATCAAGGGCACGTCGCTTACGGCCGAGCCCCAGCTCATCCGCGGGCTGGTGGAAACAGATGCGCGCATGCTGGTGTTCCAGGTGTATAACAAGTTCGATCCTGCTTTCAATAACTTCGTGCTCGAATCGCGCGAGCTGCTCGAGAAAGCCGCGCAGCAGCAGGCCGAAAGCAAGAAGCTGCGGATGGTGAAAGGCGAGGGCCTCGCCGTGACGCAGCAGTTCAACACGGCTTACACCGATTCCGTTTCATATTATCTCAACTACCCCGAAGGCAGCCTCATTCCCGGTGCCATCGTGTTCCCCGGCAGGGGCGCGGTGAAAACCAACCGCGAAATGATGGTGGCCCTCAACCGCTTCCTGCAGGAAGTGTATACAGACAACCGGCAGATCATCACCTCGCTCGACAGTGTGTTCATGACCTCCGGCCGCCTGCGCGAAAAGATCACCGAGCCCGTGATGAACAGCATCAACCAGCCCGGCGTCAGCATCCCGCGCGACTTCGGCGAGCACCTGCCCCATAACGCCTTCAAATATTATTTCGACGTGAACGTGAAGGAGGGCATCACCGATAACGGCGCGCCCGTGCAGTTCGCCATTATGCTCAGCCATGATGAAATGCTGCAGCTCACTGATCTCTTATCGCGCCTCGCTGGCGATAATCTGCAACAGGATGGGAAAAATTTCCGCAAACTGTTGTTTAAAAGTTACGTGGCTTACGGCGCTACCCAATGGAAAGGCGCCCATACCAAAGCCACCATCAAAAACATGAAGCTGCCCCAATACCTGGAAAGCGCTACCGGTATGCCGGTAGACCTGGGCCCGCTGAACGGGCAAACCGTGAAGGGCATCCGCAACGGCATGCAGCAGGGGGAGTTTGAAGAGCTGGTGGCGTACCTCCGCCGCTGCAACCAGGTGCTGAAAGTGCAGCTGCAGACCGGCGACTATTTTATTTCCAACGGAAGGCCGTATTTCTATATCGTTCAGAACGACTGGAAGTATGGTGGCAATCAACCCGTACCCACGGTGGCCGCCGCAAAAGAAAACGAATGA
- the tssD gene encoding type VI secretion system tube protein TssD codes for MAFQAKLQLGSKEYDVLQCSFSLNRDVDAKGRPSSGVYGGTIHVEIESTEDTSVIESMVNSQFKPFAGKIIIKKTDEDAKMKELTFSNGFIIQYNEGINVVGNHPMTLSFVISAQTLKMGNAEHHNDWPK; via the coding sequence ATGGCATTTCAAGCAAAGCTGCAGTTAGGCAGCAAGGAGTATGATGTACTGCAATGCAGTTTTTCCCTCAACCGGGATGTGGACGCAAAAGGCCGCCCTTCATCAGGTGTGTACGGCGGCACCATTCACGTGGAAATCGAATCGACGGAAGATACGTCCGTGATCGAATCCATGGTGAACAGCCAGTTCAAACCCTTTGCAGGTAAAATCATCATCAAAAAAACGGATGAAGACGCGAAGATGAAAGAACTGACCTTCAGCAACGGCTTTATCATTCAATACAACGAAGGCATCAATGTGGTGGGCAACCATCCCATGACGCTCAGTTTCGTGATCTCTGCCCAGACCCTCAAAATGGGGAACGCAGAACATCATAACGACTGGCCTAAATAA
- a CDS encoding type VI secretion system contractile sheath small subunit encodes MFNYEIGGNERKVDVSEAITDISPNKTLFVQQLTDSEPVKPEIVEGLKTVDDVFRHFKPNVGVSFENEDGSSKDETLQFQHLGDFSVKSMVQQSATLGTLKLENDVYLNIIRQLKTNKTLKATLENPETRQAFAAALENLAKELQQHI; translated from the coding sequence ATGTTTAATTATGAAATCGGCGGAAACGAGCGGAAGGTGGATGTTTCAGAAGCCATCACCGATATATCACCCAACAAGACTTTGTTTGTTCAGCAGTTAACCGACTCGGAACCTGTCAAACCGGAAATCGTGGAAGGCCTTAAAACAGTGGATGACGTATTCCGCCATTTTAAACCGAACGTAGGCGTCAGCTTCGAGAACGAAGACGGATCATCGAAGGATGAAACGCTGCAGTTCCAGCACCTGGGCGACTTTTCGGTGAAGAGCATGGTGCAGCAGAGCGCCACTCTCGGAACCCTGAAGCTGGAAAACGATGTATATCTCAACATCATCCGCCAGCTCAAAACGAATAAAACGCTGAAAGCAACCCTGGAGAACCCCGAAACCCGCCAGGCATTTGCAGCCGCGTTGGAGAACCTTGCGAAAGAATTACAGCAGCATATCTGA
- a CDS encoding DUF5458 family protein: protein MSAQNEKLQDARQHEPGLQHNAPAETSLQPLEENLQRLVKVGGFDFLEAIVDGLQNLNPERKARKKIFLTDQDKTAERKELLKKIQLWQELLKKGGSLSELKDECQQKADESEALLKKNIGVALDATRDLEQAYRTVHLFFKNTESDKLTNVAILNASMEQLTDLDNPRFIEHVAEEFKRNYDRLDLRDNYSLLVIPGYLGSNKVVERWAKIAHNNKTMLVTDFLNLDQPDDVIDLFTAANLTSADAYRSNVIMTCNWLVGRGKVEDAGEEDDLYVPGSAALAGKMYYTLMSQVTAGKKHGAMNEADGVRFGLKKSEISQLERLGLVPMVNEYGKVMAFSAKTLFNGDNIGLQTYSVVRVFDYVTKVLFDFLNRRAFENWNTKTEKDLREQIVKFLDSIQGPDRLIERFKIMRFERDEVQKDRIHLDIHITPYFPAKSFVVKLDGYKGEDEHTTWNTEYAAQK from the coding sequence ATGTCAGCACAAAATGAAAAACTGCAGGATGCCCGGCAACACGAGCCCGGTCTGCAACATAACGCCCCCGCGGAAACCTCCCTGCAACCATTGGAAGAAAACCTGCAGCGGCTTGTAAAAGTCGGCGGATTCGATTTCCTCGAAGCCATCGTGGACGGCCTGCAGAACCTCAACCCGGAGCGGAAAGCAAGGAAGAAGATCTTCCTGACAGACCAGGATAAAACCGCCGAAAGGAAAGAACTGCTCAAGAAGATCCAGCTCTGGCAGGAACTGCTCAAAAAAGGCGGCAGCCTCAGCGAACTGAAAGACGAATGCCAGCAGAAGGCCGATGAAAGCGAAGCCTTGCTGAAAAAGAATATCGGTGTTGCCCTCGACGCCACGCGCGACCTGGAGCAGGCTTACCGCACCGTGCACCTGTTTTTCAAAAACACGGAAAGCGACAAGCTGACCAACGTGGCCATTCTGAATGCCTCGATGGAACAGCTCACCGACCTCGATAACCCCCGGTTCATCGAGCACGTAGCCGAAGAATTCAAACGTAATTACGACCGCCTCGACCTGCGCGATAACTACTCCCTGCTGGTGATTCCCGGTTACCTGGGATCCAACAAGGTGGTGGAGCGCTGGGCGAAAATCGCGCACAACAATAAAACCATGCTGGTGACGGACTTCCTGAACCTCGACCAGCCGGACGATGTGATCGACCTGTTCACCGCCGCCAATCTCACCAGCGCAGACGCGTACCGTTCCAACGTGATCATGACCTGTAACTGGCTCGTGGGCCGCGGGAAAGTGGAAGACGCCGGGGAGGAAGACGACCTGTATGTGCCCGGATCCGCCGCGCTGGCCGGTAAAATGTATTACACCCTTATGAGCCAGGTGACCGCCGGTAAAAAACACGGCGCCATGAACGAGGCCGACGGCGTGCGTTTCGGTCTCAAAAAGAGCGAGATCTCCCAGCTCGAAAGGCTGGGCCTCGTACCCATGGTGAACGAATACGGCAAGGTGATGGCCTTTTCCGCCAAAACCCTGTTCAACGGCGATAATATCGGCCTGCAGACGTATTCGGTGGTGAGGGTGTTCGATTACGTGACCAAAGTGCTGTTCGACTTCCTCAACAGGCGGGCGTTCGAAAACTGGAATACCAAAACCGAAAAAGACCTGCGCGAGCAGATCGTGAAGTTCCTCGACAGTATCCAGGGGCCCGACCGCCTCATCGAACGGTTCAAGATCATGCGTTTCGAAAGGGATGAGGTGCAGAAAGACCGCATCCACCTGGATATCCACATCACCCCTTATTTCCCCGCCAAGAGCTTCGTGGTGAAACTCGACGGGTACAAGGGCGAAGATGAGCATACCACCTGGAACACCGAATACGCCGCCCAGAAATAG
- a CDS encoding type VI secretion system Vgr family protein: protein MEGKLIVNINIEGTPILHFSSFTLEQRFNAHHYFELRFNHDEMGEPGLISLEKGRNYMGKNISVQFGKLAAGEQQFTGKVTKVELSQSHGYHGTLIVSGYSPSILIDRGPDLGSYLNKDLSAIIRKATEDAPANDLNLQLNPARKEPIDYLIQYRESDYEFLNRLSAEYHEWFFYDGVKLQFGKPDKQEEVKLVYGRDVHALQYAMQVAPLKSRKFFYSPKEDELFKAEAKAAPSGQPDLAHAVNASNELYSKVYSQPLQVRVDTRQEIETFVANEEKSNIADLLQITASGDNPQVGLGKIADISMSVKESMSFNVQQLGRFLVTAVYHHVDGVGHYHNTFEGIVADAERIPVRQYDKPLADMQLAMVEDNEDPKGQGRVKVKFKWECNCNDASEWLRVVSPNAGSSEKVSTNRGFRFVPEKGDQVVVAFEEGNIARPIVIGSVFHGKTGTGGGASNNVKSLSTRSGSSVTLNDGDGSVVVKDPSGGVLTMHGDGSVTLNAPVSFTINTKDFVLNAGNTVAINAQPGEGGGGEGTVTISAKKSISGTADTEDINFTATAKGILISGNTDVTVESVTAAANIIGSTLASMFGADVTVNGGGTIRVGSPDTDII, encoded by the coding sequence ATGGAAGGTAAACTGATTGTCAATATCAACATTGAAGGCACGCCCATCCTTCATTTTTCATCCTTTACGCTGGAGCAGCGGTTTAACGCCCACCACTATTTTGAGCTGCGCTTCAATCACGATGAGATGGGCGAGCCCGGCCTCATCTCGCTGGAGAAAGGCAGGAACTACATGGGCAAAAACATTTCCGTACAGTTCGGCAAACTGGCGGCGGGTGAGCAGCAATTCACCGGTAAAGTCACCAAGGTGGAACTGTCGCAAAGCCATGGTTACCACGGCACGCTTATCGTGAGCGGGTATAGCCCCAGCATCCTCATCGACCGCGGCCCCGACCTGGGCTCGTACCTGAACAAGGACCTGTCTGCCATCATCCGCAAAGCCACGGAAGACGCGCCGGCCAACGATCTCAACCTGCAGCTGAACCCCGCCCGCAAAGAGCCCATCGATTACCTGATCCAATACCGCGAAAGCGATTACGAGTTCCTGAACCGCCTTTCCGCCGAATATCACGAATGGTTTTTTTACGACGGCGTGAAATTGCAGTTCGGCAAACCCGATAAACAGGAAGAAGTGAAACTCGTCTACGGCCGCGACGTGCACGCCCTGCAATACGCCATGCAGGTGGCGCCGCTCAAGAGCCGCAAATTCTTTTACAGCCCGAAAGAAGACGAGCTCTTCAAAGCCGAAGCCAAAGCCGCGCCTTCCGGCCAGCCGGACCTGGCGCATGCCGTGAATGCCTCCAACGAGCTGTACAGCAAAGTCTATTCGCAGCCGCTCCAGGTGCGGGTGGATACCCGCCAGGAAATCGAAACCTTCGTGGCCAACGAAGAAAAATCCAACATCGCAGATCTCCTCCAGATTACCGCCAGCGGCGACAACCCGCAGGTGGGCCTGGGAAAAATAGCCGACATCAGCATGAGCGTGAAAGAGTCGATGAGCTTCAACGTGCAGCAGCTCGGCCGCTTCCTCGTCACCGCTGTGTATCATCATGTAGACGGGGTAGGGCACTATCACAATACGTTCGAGGGCATCGTAGCCGATGCCGAACGCATTCCCGTCCGCCAGTACGATAAGCCGCTCGCGGATATGCAGCTGGCGATGGTGGAAGACAACGAAGACCCGAAAGGGCAGGGCCGCGTGAAAGTGAAATTCAAATGGGAATGTAACTGCAACGATGCCTCCGAATGGCTGCGCGTGGTATCACCCAATGCCGGCAGTTCCGAGAAAGTGAGCACCAACAGGGGCTTCAGGTTTGTGCCGGAAAAGGGCGACCAGGTGGTGGTGGCTTTTGAAGAAGGCAACATCGCCCGGCCGATCGTGATCGGCAGTGTGTTTCATGGTAAAACGGGCACCGGCGGCGGTGCGTCCAATAACGTCAAAAGCCTTTCTACCCGCAGCGGCAGCTCCGTTACCCTCAACGATGGCGACGGCAGCGTGGTGGTGAAGGATCCCAGCGGCGGTGTGCTGACCATGCACGGCGACGGATCGGTGACCCTCAATGCTCCTGTGTCTTTCACGATCAACACCAAAGACTTTGTGCTGAACGCCGGCAATACCGTTGCCATCAACGCCCAGCCCGGCGAAGGCGGCGGCGGCGAAGGTACCGTTACCATCAGTGCCAAGAAAAGCATTTCAGGAACGGCCGATACGGAAGACATCAATTTCACCGCCACGGCGAAAGGCATCCTGATCAGCGGCAACACCGACGTTACGGTGGAAAGCGTTACCGCCGCGGCCAATATCATCGGCAGCACCCTGGCTTCGATGTTCGGAGCGGACGTAACGGTAAACGGCGGCGGCACCATCAGGGTGGGATCACCGGATACAGATATCATTTAA
- a CDS encoding NAD(P)H-dependent oxidoreductase: MKHLLILHGDAEKAGINHEFAKAYRQGAESVGAAVKELYIMDLKFNSNKQFSNQITPLEPDLLMALERVQWASHIVLFCTVNHSSIPARLSGFFDRLFLPPLQGMADKQAKGLGVYPGKSARIVSVLDEESWKEWQLTKKPTYHAIKRSVLERCRISPVRTCTIGYVHSPENDYAKKWIAKMQAFGEKFM; encoded by the coding sequence ATGAAGCATCTGTTAATATTACACGGCGACGCGGAAAAGGCAGGCATTAACCACGAGTTTGCGAAGGCATACCGCCAGGGAGCGGAATCGGTAGGAGCTGCCGTGAAGGAATTGTACATCATGGATCTGAAGTTCAATTCCAACAAACAGTTCTCCAACCAGATCACGCCGCTGGAGCCAGATTTGCTGATGGCGCTCGAACGGGTGCAGTGGGCCAGCCACATCGTGCTGTTCTGCACGGTGAACCACAGCTCCATCCCCGCCCGGCTGTCCGGTTTCTTCGACCGGCTTTTCCTGCCGCCCTTGCAGGGCATGGCGGATAAACAGGCGAAAGGCCTGGGCGTGTATCCCGGAAAATCGGCACGAATTGTGTCGGTACTCGATGAAGAAAGCTGGAAGGAATGGCAGCTGACCAAGAAGCCTACGTACCATGCCATCAAACGCAGCGTGCTGGAACGTTGCAGGATCAGCCCGGTGCGTACCTGTACGATCGGATACGTGCATTCGCCGGAAAATGATTACGCAAAAAAATGGATAGCGAAGATGCAGGCCTTTGGGGAAAAATTCATGTAA
- the tssD gene encoding type VI secretion system tube protein TssD, producing MAFNAKLNMAGKQYDVLSCSYTLNRDVDHKGRPSSGVYGGTIDVEVESTEDTSIIEAMVNSQFKPFSGTVLIKKTDEDAKMKEVAFEGAFIVKYSEGLNVIGSDPMKLRFTISARKMKLGNAEHVNDWPDAKA from the coding sequence ATGGCATTCAATGCAAAACTAAACATGGCAGGAAAGCAGTACGACGTACTGAGCTGCAGCTACACCCTGAACAGGGATGTTGATCACAAAGGCCGCCCCTCCTCAGGCGTTTACGGCGGCACCATCGATGTAGAGGTAGAATCCACGGAGGATACTTCCATTATTGAAGCGATGGTAAACAGCCAGTTCAAACCTTTCTCCGGCACGGTGCTCATCAAAAAAACCGATGAGGACGCCAAAATGAAAGAAGTGGCATTTGAGGGCGCTTTCATTGTTAAATACTCTGAAGGCCTCAATGTTATCGGATCCGACCCCATGAAGCTCCGCTTCACCATCTCTGCGCGCAAAATGAAACTGGGCAATGCAGAGCATGTGAACGACTGGCCGGACGCCAAAGCCTAG